The Tolypothrix sp. PCC 7712 region ACAAATATGGCAAGATTCCAACGAAGATTATAAACTCTTTGGGCATCGTGTTGGTTGGTTGGTAAATCTTGTAAACACTGAATGGCGTAAATACGAAGAAGCGATATTTAGTATTGATGCTCCAGAAGGACATCTTCCATACACAATTAGGGTACTTGGTTTAGGTTATCGAAATCCTGGAGAAATTCCACACAGGCTAAAACGTTTCTTACCAAGATACTAATTTACTAACAAGATTTTATGCGACTAAATAACCTTTTGAAACCCATTTTTTGATTAAATAAAAAATCAGGTGGGCAATGCCCACCCTACTATTAATTGGGCGGATCGAAACGATTTACAACTGCTGCCCAAAGAATCATCGGTGAACCGACACCTAAACAGAATAACCACTGCTGCCAACTTAAGGGCGCTGTTTCAAATACATAATTAATGAATGGCACATGGGCAAAGATAATCTGCAAAATAATTGCCCCTAAAATCCCGAAGGCAATGGCAGGAATATCAACATTCTCTTGAATGGTGCCGTCCATTTTAGCAATCAAATTGGGGATTAATTGGCTAATGCTCAATAGGTAAAATATCCGCCCAGCAATCAAAGATTTAATTGCCATTGTGCGCGCTAAATTTAAATCGCCTGTGGTTTGGCGGATATATTCAAATACACCAAATATCACAATCCAGTTAAACAAAGAAATTACCAAAATTCGCTTTAACCGACTAGCCGATAATAATGGTTTGTTGGGGTGGCGCGGTGCTTGTTGCATGACGTTTTGCGCTTTGGGTTCAAAGGCTAGGGTTACTGTCATGGTGATGGAATTGAGCATATTTAGCCAGAGAACTTGTAAGGATAAAATTGGTAAGTCTCTCGCTAATAATGTACTAATCAAAATTGTCATTGATTCCCCAGCATTCACAGGCAAAATAAAGCAAATCGCCTTACCCCAGCGTTGACAAAACTACCAGTTACCGCCTTCACCAAACCCGCACACAACAAAATAATTAGTAAGGGTTGGTTAAATTGCAGCAAAAATTTTAACCACCAAGGTTTACCAGGCTTCGCCGCCAGTTCATTTGCACCGACTTCATTCAACAACCGTTGCGCTGTAGCCTTACTCAACCCATATTCAGCATCACTTTGCAAACGCGCGATCGCATCCGAAATATCCAAGCCATGCCAAACAGTCAGCTGCTTATCTTCTGGTGCGATGGTAGATACAGCTGGAGCCATAACTATTTCCTTTTTTAAAGTGTCATAGATTTTATAGCACGAAAATTTAGTTTTAAATGTATGTAAACACTAGAGAAATTTGATAATAATCATAGTTAGCTTCAATTTATTGTTTGTCATTTGTCATTTGTCATTGGTCATTGGTCATTTGTCATTTGGTAATGAGTAATGAGTAATGGCTATTCTCCCCTGCTCCCTCATCTCCCTCATCTCCCTCATCTCCCTCATCTCCCTCATCTCCCTCATCTCCCTCATCTCCCTCATCTCCCTCATCTCCCTCATCTCCCTCATCTCCCTCATCTCCCTCATCTCCCTAATCCCCAGTCCCCAATCCCCAGTCCCCAATCCCCAATCCCTACGCTTGCCCACTACCAACACAACTTAGTATGCTGGGCGTTACAGGTGGGAACTTAGAAGGCGGGTACATTTTGGATTTGTCTACTCCTTTGCAATTAATTGGACGTTCGGCGGAATTTCAGCAAATAGTAGAAGTGCTGGCGCGGGATGGTGATTTGCTAATTACAGGCGTACCAGGGAGTGGAAGACGTACCTTGGTACGAGGTGCAGCGCAAGAAGTGGGTGCGATCGTGCTGGAAATAGATTGTATCCGCGCTATCGATGGGCAGCGATTTATACAATTGTTAGCTGAAGCAATTAGCCAAAATTGGCAACCTGAAAAAATCCAAGACTGGGTTGCTCAAAATGCTCATGAGTTTTTTGTTGGTAATGCTGAAGGTAAACTCAAATTGTTGCCTTCTCTCAACCCAAAGCAGCTATGGCAAGCATTTGAAATTTTACTAGCATTACCACAAATCATTGCTGTGGATTTGCGGCAACGGGTAGTGCTAATTTTGCACAGTTTTCCTCATATCCGTTCTTGGGATAGAAATAATTTATGGGAAACAACATTTAGAGGAGAAATTAAGGCGCAATCTGAAGTCAGTTATGTTCTCATTGCTACTATTGCTGAGACAAGCCAGCAAACAGATGAGGCTGATTACCCTATAGAAACTGTACAGTTACCTCCCTTAGCTAAAGATGTTTTGG contains the following coding sequences:
- a CDS encoding ATP-binding protein, producing the protein MLGVTGGNLEGGYILDLSTPLQLIGRSAEFQQIVEVLARDGDLLITGVPGSGRRTLVRGAAQEVGAIVLEIDCIRAIDGQRFIQLLAEAISQNWQPEKIQDWVAQNAHEFFVGNAEGKLKLLPSLNPKQLWQAFEILLALPQIIAVDLRQRVVLILHSFPHIRSWDRNNLWETTFRGEIKAQSEVSYVLIATIAETSQQTDEADYPIETVQLPPLAKDVLAVWAREILHTQGLKFDSRSQALQLFLDAVQGHIGDAMALIRRLQTLCSSDGLITEEEVQQAIEALLKDLSIIFESLLMLLPANQVHLLECLALDPTEKPQSKEYIQKHGLSRGGSLQGALTGLQHKGLIYNAEQGYRLALPLLALWLQRRLR
- a CDS encoding cation-transporting P-type ATPase codes for the protein MAPAVSTIAPEDKQLTVWHGLDISDAIARLQSDAEYGLSKATAQRLLNEVGANELAAKPGKPWWLKFLLQFNQPLLIILLCAGLVKAVTGSFVNAGVRRFALFCL